One window of the Gloeomargarita sp. SKYB120 genome contains the following:
- a CDS encoding ribonuclease H-like domain-containing protein — translation MFTRQQIEKFLFLDIETAPAKAEFAELDEEMQLFWEKKARQYYKVGPQAEFDVASAYVEKAAFFSEFNRVVCVAFGYIRWVDDQPLAHLQSFCEFDEKDVLLKTQQLLSQPRTQDYTLCGHNIKEFDCPVLARRMLIHGILPLPRQLNNYGKKPWEIPHVDTMELWRFGEMKNHTSLALLARLFNIPSPKADMDGSQMFQLYWRERNLPKIKEYCEGDVRATMNLVLRLSGMPLLRAGVHPRLL, via the coding sequence ATGTTCACCCGGCAGCAGATCGAAAAATTTTTGTTCTTGGATATCGAAACCGCACCAGCCAAGGCGGAATTTGCCGAACTGGATGAAGAAATGCAGTTGTTTTGGGAGAAGAAAGCCAGGCAGTATTACAAAGTGGGGCCACAGGCGGAATTTGATGTTGCGAGCGCCTATGTGGAAAAAGCGGCATTCTTTTCCGAATTCAACCGGGTCGTGTGCGTGGCGTTCGGGTATATTCGCTGGGTGGACGACCAACCGCTAGCCCATCTCCAATCTTTCTGCGAATTCGATGAAAAAGATGTTTTACTGAAAACCCAGCAATTGCTCAGCCAGCCGCGCACCCAGGATTACACCCTATGCGGGCATAATATCAAGGAATTTGATTGCCCAGTACTGGCCCGCCGGATGTTGATCCATGGCATCCTTCCCCTTCCTAGACAACTCAATAACTACGGCAAAAAACCCTGGGAAATCCCCCACGTGGATACGATGGAGTTGTGGAGGTTTGGCGAAATGAAAAATCATACGAGCTTGGCGCTTTTGGCGCGTTTATTCAACATCCCAAGCCCCAAGGCTGATATGGATGGCAGCCAGATGTTTCAACTGTACTGGCGGGAGAGAAACTTGCCAAAAATTAAGGAGTATTGTGAAGGGGATGTGCGGGCGACGATGAACCTGGTTCTGCGCCTATCGGGCATGCCACTCCTCAGAGCGGGCGTTCACCCTAGATTGCTATAG
- a CDS encoding transposase, giving the protein MKDVKSEEVVYIDQSGIDQRAVYEYGWGNYGKKAGGI; this is encoded by the coding sequence ATGAAGGATGTGAAGTCGGAAGAAGTCGTTTACATAGACCAATCCGGCATTGACCAGCGAGCAGTTTATGAGTATGGCTGGGGTAATTATGGCAAGAAGGCGGGTGGGATATGA